The genomic stretch AGTTGTTGTCTTTTACGTTGATGAAGAATTGTGAACTTGCTGAATGCGGATCAGAAGTACGTGCCATTGCTAATGTACCTAATTTATTCGACAGACCGTTGTCTGCTTCATTTTCGATACATGCATTTGAACGTTTCTCTTCCATACCTGGAAGCATGCCGCCACCTTGAACCATGAAACCATCGATTACACGGTGAAAGATAGTACCTTCATAGAAACCGCTTTTTGCGTACTCTAGGAAGTTAGCTGCTGTTTTTGGTGCACTTTCAAAGTTAAGTGCGATTTTGATGTCACCGAAATCTGTATGTAGAGTTATCATTTTAATGATCCTTTGGTTAATTAACTGCTAAATTCTATCCTAAAGCCCCGCGATCGAAAAGCCTTAACCTCAACAAGCAAGGTCTGCGACTATAAATATCCTTTCATTTGGCTGATTTATACACTTTTTTAGTTGTTGAGCTAAATTTCGTGGTTTTATGCTGCTGCAAAGCTAGTAATCATTAGTGCGAATGGTAAAATCAGTCAATTAATTGCATTTTACTGTTTGCGCAAGGATCATTATTCGATGCTGAAGATTTACAACACCCTGACTCGCCAAAAAGAACAATTCAAGCCTATTACCGAAGGTGAAATCGGTATGTACGTATGTGGCGTGACTATTTACGATTACTGTCACATTGGTCATGGTCGTACTTTTGTCGCGTTTGATACTGTGGTGCGTTACCTTCGCCATCGCGGTTATGCCGTTAAATTTATTCGTAACATTACTGACGTTGATGACAAGATCATTAAACGTGCTAACGAAAACGGTGAAACTTGCGACCAGTTAACAACGCGTTTTACCAAAGCAATGCATGACGATTTTGATGCGCTGCATATGATCCGCCCAGATATCGAACCGACGGTAACAGGTCACATGCCTGATATTATCGAAATTATTGAAAAGTTAGTTGCTAAAGGTCATGCCTATGTTGCGAGCAGTGGCGATGTATTGTTTGAAGTGAAGACATTTGCTGACTACGGTAAATTAAGTGGTCAAGACTTAGACATGCTACAAGCGGGTGCGCGTGTTGAAGTTGAATCAAACAAACGGAATCCAATGGATTTCGTATTATGGAAAATGGCTAAACCAGGTGAACCTAGTTGGGTATCTCCATGGGGTGAAGGCCGTCCTGGTTGGCACATTGAATGTTCAGCAATGAACAACAAGCTACTGGGTGAAGTGTTTGATATTCACGGCGGTGGTTCAGATTTAATGTTCCCACATCATGAAAATGAAGTGGCACAATCATGCTGTGCACACAACGGTGAGTACGTTAATACGTGGATGCATTCGGGTATGGTACAAATCGACAAAGTTAAAATGTCGAAGTCACTGAACAACTTCTTCACTATCCGTGATGTATTAGAAGAATACGATGGTGAGTCGGTACGTTATTTCCTACTTTCAGGGCATTACCGTAGCCAGTTAAACTACTCTGAAGATAACTTAAAGCAAGCGCGTTCAAGCTTAGAGCGTCTGTATACAGCATTACGTGATGTAACAATTGCTGATGTGGCTGTAGACGGTGTTATACCGGGTTGTGAAGCGTACGTTGAAACATTTAAAGCAGCAATGGATGATGACTTCAATACACCTGAAGCCTTCCCTGTGTTGTTTGAACTAGCAAAAGAAATTAACCGTATTAAAGATACTGATGCAAAACGTGCAGGTGAATTAGCGGCGCAGTTAGTTGCATTTGGTGATGTACTTGGTCTCCTTTCACAAGCACCTGAAGCTTTCTTGCAAGGTGATGCGGGTGAAGATGATGAAGTGGCAGTCATCGAAGCGCTAATTAAACAACGTAATGATGCACGTGCAAGCAAAGATTGGGGCATGGCGGATGACGCGCGTGACAAGTTGAATGCATTGGGTATTGTTTTAGAAGATGGCGCGAACGGTACTAGTTGGCGTCGTAAGTAAAGTTGGCGTCGAAAATTATTTTTAAGCTAGGTCGTCAACAAGAATTAAATTAACTTGAATGCTAATAACTCGAGTTCAATCTCTGCGGTTATTGGCATTTTTTATGAGATAGGGATTTATCATGTTTAAAATTATTTCGGTTATTATAGGTTGTGCGTTAATTTTCTTTGTTATGCAACGTATGGGTGGTAACAAGCAGGCAGCTGAAAATATTGAAGCGGGAAAACTGTTTTTAGCAGCAAACTTAGAAAAAGAAGGCGTTGAAGCAACAGCTTCAGGTTTACAATCTGTGGTACTAACGGAAGGTACTGGTACTGAACACCCAACGGGTCGCTCTAAAGTAACAGTGCATTATCACGGTACATTATTAGACGGCAGCGTGTTTGATAGCTCTGTACAACGTGGCGAGCCGATTACATTTGGTTTGAACCAAGTTATCCCAGGTTGGACTGAAGGTGTGCAGTTGATGGTTGTGGGTGAGAAACGTCGTTTCTTTATTCCAAGCCGCTTAGCGTATGGCAACCGTGGCGCTGGTTCAATCCAAGCCGGTTCAACCCTGATTTTTGAAGTAGAGCTTTTAAGTTTTAAGTAAAAAGTTAAGCTTTAAATAATGCCGGCTTGATAGGCGTATTGGTTGAAGACGCTCTGTACGCCGTAAACCCATCCTTGGGGGCTTGAGGCTGACACCCCTGTCAGCCACAGCAGGCTTGCTTCAACGAATACTCTATGAATTATAGTGGCTTGAATTTAGCTTACAAAAAAGCCGCATGACCTAAAGGTAATGCGGCTTTTTATTATCTATTTTTACTGTAAGCGTAACTTATTGCTTAACGATTACTTCGAGTGGTAATCGCGACAAGAGATCAGCGTATTTTCAATCAAGCTTGCAACTGTCATTGGACCAACGCCACCTGGTACAGGGGTAATGAAAGCAGCGTTTTCTTTTGCTACTTCAAAGCCAACATCACCAACAAGTTTGCCATTTTCTAAACGGTTAATACCCACATCGACAACCATCGCGCCTTTCTTGATCCATTCACCTGGAATAAAGTTAGGGCGACCCACCGCAACCACCACTAAATCAGCACGGCGTACATGTTCTTCTAGATCGATAGTGAAGCGATGACATGTCGTTGTTGTACAACCTGCTAGTAATAATTCAAGCGTCATTGGGCGACCAACAATATTAGACGCGCCAACCACCACAGCATTTAGACCATGAAGGTCAACACCTGTTGATTCAAGTAGCGTAATAATACCTTTTGGTGTACAAGGACGTAATGCAGGAATACGTTGTGATAAACGACCTACGTTGTAAGGGTGGAAACCATCAACGTCTTTATCTGGGCGGATATGTTCTAATACCATCGTTGTATCAATATGGTCTGGTAAAGGCAGTTGCACTAATATTCCGTCAATCGTGGTATCTGCGTTTAACTCATCAATCAACGCTAATAACGCTTCTTGTGAGCTATCTTTTTCAAGATCAAAAGATTTAGAAACGAAGCCTACTTCTTCACAGGCACGACGTTTGCTCCCAACATATACTTGTGATGCCGGATCGGCACCCACTAAAATCACAGCAAGACCCGGGGCGCGTAATCCTTGTGCAGTACGCGTAGCCACTTCTTCAGCAACTTTCTGGCGAACTTGCTGAGAAATATTTTTTCCATTAATGATTTGAGCAGTCATTGAGTTGTTTAATCTCTTGGTTAGAAAGTTGCGCTATTTTCGCACTAAAATGTGACTTTGTCAGCAATTCTTAAAATAAAAAATCATCTAATTAGAGTGACAAAGTGAGGCTATTTAGTTATAAAGATGCTTTGAATTACTTAGGTAGATAACAGTGAAACACCAAGAGCATATCATTTCCGTTTTTGCAGACGTAGCAGCACCCTCAATCCGTTTAATTGACAGCGAAACTGTTAATATCGAAAGTAAAGACGTTGTTATTATGCAGCGTGCGCTGTTAGAGACGAATCCTCAATTTCGTCAGCTTATTCCGTATGTTGTGGTAAAGCAGGGCGATAAGTATTTAGCTTATGAACGTGCCAAATCGGGTGGTGAATCACGTCTACATAACTTATTCAGTATTGGTATTGGTGGTCATGTTGACGCCGTTGACGCTGTGTATGATGACAAAGGTGTATTCCAGTTAACAGATACATTACGCACTGGTATGTATCGTGAATTACACGAAGAGTTAGGCTTAACAGAAGCTGACTTTTTGGGTATGACGACAATTGGTTATTTATCTAAAGATGTAACACCAGTTGATGAAGTGCATTTAGGTATCGTATTGGTGGCTGAAGTACATGCGGACTTGGTTATTACCAGTAAAGAAGATGCATTGAACCTTGCTGGTTTTTTAGCTGCGGATGAACTTGCAAAACTAAACTTGGAATCATGGTCTGAAACGGTTGTTGATCATTTAACTGCATAATTGTTATTTCAGTCGCTTGATTGGAAGTCAGAAAATGTAAAAAGCCATGCTAATCCATCGTATGGCTTTTGTATTAAGGGGAGCTTTGCTCAGGTATTTTGTTCAGATGCTTAGCGCGTGTCGATTAATTTATCTTCTCGATGACGAGGTTTATCTCACCCACCTTTACCCCAAATTTCACAATATCTGTTTTGTTGAATAAACGCTTTTCATCTAATAAGTACATCCAATCATCCAGTGCAACTTCATAATCAGACCCATCTACGTTGATCATGAGTTCATACTGCCAATGTAGCGCGGCCCCTTGGGTTCTGCCTTTAGCAATGCCGATCACATCACTCGCTGTACCTTCATATAAATTAGCTGATTTTTTGGTTATGTTCCAAATACGTGTTGATTTTTCACCATCATCAAAGGTGAACCATTCTTTAATTGTGCCCTGTTCGCCTTGCCATGAAGCGCTCAACTCTACATGAAATCGGCGAGTCATATTACCGTTTCGATTAAACACAATACCATAAGCTATAAGGTCACCATCAAAGAAGCTATCAAATGCGAATACGGGGGTTGTTTGTTGATAATCATCCAGTGTCGGAGAACTACAAGAAGCTATTAAGGGCAGTGCTAATAGCGGCAGGATAGTCAGCGGAAAAGTCACTGATTTTAGGGTTAGCGATTTTATTTTTCCGAGTATCTGGGCGAGATATATCATTGTTTGTATCCTATTAGCTGCGAGCGTAATTCTGGTCGGGATGTATCTGTTGATAACCAAATGGCGAGAAATGATGAGCCAAAAGCGGGGTTATCTAAGCGACCGAGTGTGTTGATAGCGTTACTCTTGTTATTAGATAAATAAAAATGACTGTTTTGCTGTTTATCAACAATGAGTGTGATGACATCACCTTCGTTAACATCCGGCCATATTGTCGCCAGCGCCTTAAGCCATTTCTCTTCATCAGGTAAGTTTAACCCCAGTTCTTGCCACTGTTTTTGCGTTGCTTCAATCAAGTCTTGTTGGGATATATCACGTAGGTAGGTTATTTTTAACGCTTGTGGGTAACGCTTGATATCAAAATCTGCTTGGCCTGAATATAGCTCGGCTTTATATAAAGTCCAAAACAGAAAGCTCATCTCGCCTTCACCATGTTTATACATGTCGTCGAGTAACGGCATGGCTGATAAACGTAAGGGGATAAATAGCTGTAATAATAACGCTATCAGGCATGTCGTTAGGGTCATTCTACTCATGTGTGCTCCTATTCCTGATTCATTCTATTCATGACTAATTCGATGGTCATACGTGATGACTTGGGCTAAATGACTTAGTAGTGGTAACAATACTAGCCACACAAGAGCGTAAGTCACCACGTAGCTTGCTGTCGATATATGTGTTTCTAACGCCCCCGTTTTTAACGCCGCATAATAACTAAGTGGACCCGAAATAAATCCTGTCAGCATGATGTAAAAAGGCCTTAGCGTTGTTATCCAGCGTAAACTGTGATTAAACGTGAGGGCTAATGCACACCAGAGCAATACCAGATAAAATGGAATAATACCGTTATCAACCGCGAGCACGTTGATGGCAACTAAGACTTGATCTACAGTTGCGCCGATTAATGCAAGTAGCATAAATCGCATATCTTGCTGTCGACTTGGACTAAGCAGAAAGTGCATTAACAGAAGCACCAACATCAAATTAACGGCGCTATGCTGATAAAACAGTGCCAGTAGTAATGCTGCTTGATAGATAGCAAAATTGATAACGTTAAAATAGCGATGGATCAAGCTCATTTTAGCTGGTCCTGTTTGTGTCATCGATGGTGTTCAAGCTATTTAACACCTTGTGTAATATTTTATTCAACTCGATATTGATATTAGATGTAGCTAAGAATGATTTCATCTTCATGTTCCTTATTCAGTGGTTTTCTAGCGACAATATGATGGGTGCTAATCACACGTTCAATAAACGCACCTTCACAATAGCCAAAGTAGTAATGCCATAGACGTTTAAATGCATCATCGTAACCAAAGGATTGGATATCGGCCCAGTTTTCATCAAATTTAACGCGCCAATCATTTAAAGTGCGGGCGTAATGCAAGCCTATATCTTCAATGTTATCAATCATCATGTCGGTTGATTTAGCAATATGCTGACTCATCACTGACACAGAAGGGAGGCAACCACCGGGGAAGATGTACTTTTGGATAAAATCAATGTTCTGTCGGTAGCTATCATAACGTTGGTCGGCGATGGTAATGGCTTGAATCAGCATCTTGCCATTAGGTTTGAGTAAGCTATTACATTTCTCAAAAAAGCTCGGCATAAATGCATGGCCAACCGCTTCAATCATTTCAATAGAAACCAATTTATCGTAAGTGCCTTCCAGCAATCGGTAATCTTGTTTAAGCAGGGTGATCTTATCGTCGAGTTTAAGTGATTTTATTCGCGCTTGGGCATAGCTAAATTGTTCTTCTGAAATGGTTGTTGTGGTGACTTTACAGCCATAATTACTCGCTGCATATATTGCTAATGCGCCCCAGCCAGTGCCGATTTCAATCAGAGTGTCTGAAGGTTTTAAATTAAGTTTGTCGCAAATGGTTTTTAATTTTAATATTTGTGCTTGCTCTAAGGTGCTGTACTGCGGTGAGTATATAGCGCATGAGTACATCATTTCAGGGTCTAAAAAGCGGGTATATAAATCATTACCAAGATCATAATGTGCAACAATATTTTTCTTTGAGCCAGCTTGGGTATTGCTGTTTTGATAATGCAAGAATTTATCTTTGATCTTATTAAGCAAGCTGCCATTATTTTCAATGTCATCGAGGGTTCGTTGGCTACGCGCACAAACACGAATAACCGCCGTTAAGTCTGGACTTGACCATTTTTCGGTTAGATAACCTTCAGATGCGCCGACACTGCCACCACGAACAAAGTCAATATATAACGAAGGGTCGTGGACAATCATAGTCCCCTTAAGGCTGGCGTTAGGGTTGCCTAGCTCGATAATATTGCCATGCTCTTCAATTTGCAGGCAAGCATCTTCCATTTTATCTAATGTTGATAACACGAGTGATCGACATTTATTATTAAACCAGCTTAATTTGGTCTTTTCATTCGCACGTTTAGTACTCGATGTTGGTTCTAAATCTAAGTTTTGAGTTGTTGTCATTATTATTCTCCGTGCTTTTGATAAGGGATAAAAGGGATGCGCTTCGCCACTAATTTAAGAGCTTGCCAGTAAATAAGGCATAGCACCTTAATAATACTAAATGGCAATGTGAGCCAGCCCTTACCGAGTGCAATTGTGGTTATTTTTGTTTTGTCTAAACGCATCGCCACATCAAATAGCTTATTGTTTTTTAAATTGGTATTGCTTAAATCAGTACTGTGTGAATCAATGCGATT from Moritella marina ATCC 15381 encodes the following:
- a CDS encoding peptidylprolyl isomerase — protein: MITLHTDFGDIKIALNFESAPKTAANFLEYAKSGFYEGTIFHRVIDGFMVQGGGMLPGMEEKRSNACIENEADNGLSNKLGTLAMARTSDPHSASSQFFINVKDNNFLDFSSKTSQGWGYCVFAEVVEGMDVVEKMKKVATGNKRGHGDVPLEDIVITKVTVEEA
- the cysS gene encoding cysteine--tRNA ligase — its product is MLKIYNTLTRQKEQFKPITEGEIGMYVCGVTIYDYCHIGHGRTFVAFDTVVRYLRHRGYAVKFIRNITDVDDKIIKRANENGETCDQLTTRFTKAMHDDFDALHMIRPDIEPTVTGHMPDIIEIIEKLVAKGHAYVASSGDVLFEVKTFADYGKLSGQDLDMLQAGARVEVESNKRNPMDFVLWKMAKPGEPSWVSPWGEGRPGWHIECSAMNNKLLGEVFDIHGGGSDLMFPHHENEVAQSCCAHNGEYVNTWMHSGMVQIDKVKMSKSLNNFFTIRDVLEEYDGESVRYFLLSGHYRSQLNYSEDNLKQARSSLERLYTALRDVTIADVAVDGVIPGCEAYVETFKAAMDDDFNTPEAFPVLFELAKEINRIKDTDAKRAGELAAQLVAFGDVLGLLSQAPEAFLQGDAGEDDEVAVIEALIKQRNDARASKDWGMADDARDKLNALGIVLEDGANGTSWRRK
- a CDS encoding FKBP-type peptidyl-prolyl cis-trans isomerase, with the protein product MFKIISVIIGCALIFFVMQRMGGNKQAAENIEAGKLFLAANLEKEGVEATASGLQSVVLTEGTGTEHPTGRSKVTVHYHGTLLDGSVFDSSVQRGEPITFGLNQVIPGWTEGVQLMVVGEKRRFFIPSRLAYGNRGAGSIQAGSTLIFEVELLSFK
- the folD gene encoding bifunctional methylenetetrahydrofolate dehydrogenase/methenyltetrahydrofolate cyclohydrolase FolD; the protein is MTAQIINGKNISQQVRQKVAEEVATRTAQGLRAPGLAVILVGADPASQVYVGSKRRACEEVGFVSKSFDLEKDSSQEALLALIDELNADTTIDGILVQLPLPDHIDTTMVLEHIRPDKDVDGFHPYNVGRLSQRIPALRPCTPKGIITLLESTGVDLHGLNAVVVGASNIVGRPMTLELLLAGCTTTTCHRFTIDLEEHVRRADLVVVAVGRPNFIPGEWIKKGAMVVDVGINRLENGKLVGDVGFEVAKENAAFITPVPGGVGPMTVASLIENTLISCRDYHSK
- a CDS encoding NUDIX domain-containing protein, which encodes MKHQEHIISVFADVAAPSIRLIDSETVNIESKDVVIMQRALLETNPQFRQLIPYVVVKQGDKYLAYERAKSGGESRLHNLFSIGIGGHVDAVDAVYDDKGVFQLTDTLRTGMYRELHEELGLTEADFLGMTTIGYLSKDVTPVDEVHLGIVLVAEVHADLVITSKEDALNLAGFLAADELAKLNLESWSETVVDHLTA
- a CDS encoding DUF3833 domain-containing protein, which codes for MIYLAQILGKIKSLTLKSVTFPLTILPLLALPLIASCSSPTLDDYQQTTPVFAFDSFFDGDLIAYGIVFNRNGNMTRRFHVELSASWQGEQGTIKEWFTFDDGEKSTRIWNITKKSANLYEGTASDVIGIAKGRTQGAALHWQYELMINVDGSDYEVALDDWMYLLDEKRLFNKTDIVKFGVKVGEINLVIEKIN
- a CDS encoding chalcone isomerase family protein, producing MSRMTLTTCLIALLLQLFIPLRLSAMPLLDDMYKHGEGEMSFLFWTLYKAELYSGQADFDIKRYPQALKITYLRDISQQDLIEATQKQWQELGLNLPDEEKWLKALATIWPDVNEGDVITLIVDKQQNSHFYLSNNKSNAINTLGRLDNPAFGSSFLAIWLSTDTSRPELRSQLIGYKQ
- a CDS encoding DUF2878 domain-containing protein, whose product is MTQTGPAKMSLIHRYFNVINFAIYQAALLLALFYQHSAVNLMLVLLLMHFLLSPSRQQDMRFMLLALIGATVDQVLVAINVLAVDNGIIPFYLVLLWCALALTFNHSLRWITTLRPFYIMLTGFISGPLSYYAALKTGALETHISTASYVVTYALVWLVLLPLLSHLAQVITYDHRISHE
- a CDS encoding SAM-dependent methyltransferase; translation: MTTTQNLDLEPTSSTKRANEKTKLSWFNNKCRSLVLSTLDKMEDACLQIEEHGNIIELGNPNASLKGTMIVHDPSLYIDFVRGGSVGASEGYLTEKWSSPDLTAVIRVCARSQRTLDDIENNGSLLNKIKDKFLHYQNSNTQAGSKKNIVAHYDLGNDLYTRFLDPEMMYSCAIYSPQYSTLEQAQILKLKTICDKLNLKPSDTLIEIGTGWGALAIYAASNYGCKVTTTTISEEQFSYAQARIKSLKLDDKITLLKQDYRLLEGTYDKLVSIEMIEAVGHAFMPSFFEKCNSLLKPNGKMLIQAITIADQRYDSYRQNIDFIQKYIFPGGCLPSVSVMSQHIAKSTDMMIDNIEDIGLHYARTLNDWRVKFDENWADIQSFGYDDAFKRLWHYYFGYCEGAFIERVISTHHIVARKPLNKEHEDEIILSYI